A window from Streptomyces sp. NBC_00335 encodes these proteins:
- a CDS encoding response regulator, protein MTRVLVVDDEPQIVRALVINLKARKYEVDAAADGASALELAAARHPDVVVLDLGLPDMDGVEVIKGLRGWTRVPILVLSARHSSDEKVEALDAGADDYVTKPFGMDELLARLRAAVRRAEPGAGAGEDEVMVETETFTVDLAAKKAVRAGRDVRLTPTEWHLLEVLVRNGGKLVSQKQLLQEVWGPSYGTETNYLRVYMAQLRRKLEADPSHPIHFITEPGMGYRFER, encoded by the coding sequence ATGACCCGGGTGCTCGTGGTGGACGACGAACCCCAGATCGTCCGAGCCCTCGTGATCAACCTGAAGGCACGCAAGTACGAGGTCGACGCGGCCGCCGACGGGGCGAGCGCCCTGGAACTGGCGGCCGCCCGCCACCCCGACGTGGTCGTCCTGGACCTGGGCCTGCCCGACATGGACGGGGTCGAGGTGATCAAGGGGCTGCGCGGCTGGACCCGGGTCCCGATCCTGGTCCTCTCCGCCCGGCACAGCTCCGACGAGAAGGTCGAGGCCCTGGACGCGGGCGCCGACGACTACGTCACCAAGCCCTTCGGCATGGACGAGCTGCTCGCCCGGCTGCGCGCGGCCGTCCGGCGGGCGGAACCGGGCGCCGGAGCCGGCGAGGACGAGGTGATGGTCGAGACCGAGACCTTCACGGTGGACCTCGCGGCGAAGAAGGCGGTGCGCGCCGGCCGCGACGTACGCCTGACGCCCACCGAGTGGCACCTGCTGGAGGTGCTGGTGCGCAACGGCGGCAAACTGGTCAGCCAGAAGCAGCTCCTCCAGGAGGTCTGGGGGCCCTCGTACGGTACCGAGACCAACTACCTGCGGGTCTACATGGCCCAGCTGCGGCGCAAACTGGAGGCGGACCCCTCGCACCCGATCCACTTCATCACCGAACCGGGCATGGGATACCGCTTCGAGAGGTAG
- the dut gene encoding dUTP diphosphatase has product MSENNTGVDVAIRRVDPEVPIPAYGHPGDAGCDLVTTVAAELEPGERAVLPTGISIALPEGYAAFVHPRSGLAARCGLALVNAPGTVDAGYRGEIKVIVVNLDPRESVRFERFDRIAQLVVQRVEQVRFREVAQLPDSARAEGGFGSTGGHAAVAGSGAGQQGGNGYASVVSDREGQ; this is encoded by the coding sequence ATGTCTGAGAACAACACCGGCGTGGACGTGGCCATCCGGCGCGTCGACCCGGAGGTGCCGATTCCGGCCTACGGGCACCCCGGCGACGCCGGCTGCGATCTGGTCACCACCGTGGCCGCGGAGCTGGAGCCGGGGGAGCGGGCGGTCCTGCCCACCGGGATCTCCATCGCACTGCCCGAGGGGTACGCGGCCTTCGTGCACCCGCGCTCGGGCCTGGCCGCCCGCTGCGGGCTCGCACTCGTGAATGCCCCCGGGACGGTGGATGCCGGGTACCGTGGGGAGATCAAGGTGATCGTGGTCAACCTCGACCCTCGCGAGAGCGTCAGGTTCGAGCGTTTCGACCGCATTGCCCAGCTGGTTGTCCAGCGAGTCGAGCAGGTGCGCTTCCGCGAGGTGGCGCAGCTTCCCGACTCGGCGCGGGCCGAGGGGGGTTTCGGCTCCACCGGTGGTCATGCGGCCGTGGCCGGATCCGGCGCTGGTCAGCAGGGTGGGAATGGCTACGCTTCGGTCGTATCCGACCGGGAAGGACAGTGA
- a CDS encoding DUF3710 domain-containing protein — protein MFGRRKKNDSVKDGGAAEQVVDGVGADEQDGTEETDAVQPRRVNLPPAPRPDGPWDISEVPGNPEEGRVDLGGILVPGVEGMELRVEVAGDAIVAATVVLGDSAVQLQAFAAPRKEGIWGEVREEIAEGITKQGGIIDEVEGPLGWELRAQVPVPLPDGQTGAQLVRFVGVDGPRWFLRGVISGQGAVRPESAGVLERIFLDTVVVRGEGPMAPRDPIVLKLPNDAQMVPDGVQTEEAGDQEGSRFGGGMGQLERGPEITEVR, from the coding sequence GTGTTCGGACGTCGCAAGAAGAACGACTCCGTCAAGGACGGCGGCGCGGCCGAGCAGGTCGTCGACGGCGTCGGTGCCGATGAGCAGGACGGCACGGAGGAGACAGACGCGGTCCAGCCGCGCAGGGTGAACCTGCCGCCGGCCCCGCGTCCCGACGGCCCGTGGGACATCTCCGAGGTCCCCGGCAACCCCGAGGAGGGCCGGGTCGACCTCGGCGGCATCCTCGTACCGGGTGTCGAGGGCATGGAGCTGCGGGTCGAGGTCGCCGGGGACGCGATCGTCGCCGCGACCGTGGTGCTCGGCGACAGTGCCGTGCAGCTGCAGGCCTTCGCCGCGCCCCGCAAGGAAGGCATCTGGGGCGAGGTCCGCGAGGAGATCGCCGAGGGCATCACCAAGCAGGGCGGCATCATCGACGAGGTCGAGGGTCCGCTGGGCTGGGAGCTGCGCGCGCAGGTCCCCGTACCGCTCCCGGACGGGCAGACCGGCGCCCAGCTGGTCCGCTTCGTCGGTGTGGACGGTCCGCGCTGGTTCCTGCGCGGTGTCATCTCCGGCCAGGGCGCGGTGCGTCCCGAGTCGGCCGGGGTGCTGGAGCGGATCTTCCTGGACACCGTCGTGGTCCGCGGCGAGGGCCCGATGGCCCCGCGCGACCCGATCGTCCTGAAGCTGCCGAACGACGCGCAGATGGTGCCGGACGGCGTGCAGACCGAGGAGGCCGGGGACCAGGAAGGCTCCCGCTTCGGCGGTGGCATGGGCCAGCTGGAGCGCGGCCCGGAGATCACCGAGGTCCGCTGA
- a CDS encoding DUF3159 domain-containing protein: protein MTSLDKPTTPGTDPAAEPTADQKAVTQAALFDAFGGIRGTVETMLPGLLFVMIYTINKDVKLSAIAAGAVAVLLVIVRLLRKDTVKHAFSGVFGVGVGVAFALFTGSAKGFYLPGMIYGAGLGVAFTLSALVGFPLLGVILGPVFKENLSWRTRNPGRKKAYVKASLAWGLIFLAKYAILFPLYWWGDATQLGWVLIALKLPPMVLAVYFTWLFLAQAPPPINVIAEWEAEEAAEKAAKAAKAAKAAKG from the coding sequence GTGACGTCACTCGACAAACCGACCACCCCCGGGACGGATCCCGCCGCGGAACCGACCGCGGACCAGAAGGCCGTCACGCAGGCCGCACTCTTCGACGCCTTCGGCGGCATCCGGGGCACCGTGGAGACGATGCTCCCCGGGCTGCTCTTCGTCATGATCTACACGATCAACAAGGACGTGAAGCTGTCCGCCATCGCGGCGGGTGCGGTCGCGGTCCTGCTGGTGATCGTGCGGCTGCTGCGCAAGGACACGGTCAAGCACGCCTTCAGCGGGGTCTTCGGCGTGGGCGTGGGCGTGGCCTTCGCCCTCTTCACGGGCAGCGCGAAGGGCTTCTACCTGCCCGGCATGATCTACGGCGCCGGCCTGGGCGTGGCCTTCACGCTCTCCGCACTGGTGGGCTTCCCGCTGCTCGGCGTGATCCTGGGACCGGTCTTCAAGGAGAACCTGTCCTGGCGCACGCGCAATCCCGGGCGCAAGAAGGCGTACGTCAAGGCCAGCCTGGCCTGGGGCCTGATCTTCCTCGCGAAGTACGCGATCCTCTTCCCGCTGTACTGGTGGGGCGACGCGACGCAGCTCGGCTGGGTGCTGATCGCGCTGAAGCTGCCGCCGATGGTGCTCGCGGTGTACTTCACCTGGCTGTTCCTGGCGCAGGCGCCGCCGCCGATCAACGTGATCGCGGAGTGGGAGGCGGAGGAGGCCGCGGAGAAGGCGGCGAAGGCGGCCAAGGCGGCGAAGGCGGCGAAGGGCTAG
- a CDS encoding sensor histidine kinase, translating to MGRGKLRIYLGSAPGVGKTYAMLSEGHRRVERGADCVVGFVEHHGRPRTEVMLHGLEQVERKELVYRGAAFTEMDVDSLLARKPAIALVDELAHTNVPGSRNAKRWQDVEELLRAGIDVISTVNIQHLESLGDVVESITGVRQRETVPDEVVRRADQIELVDMSPQALRRRMAHGNIYKSDKVDAALSNYFRPGNLTALRELALLWVADRADEYLQQYRGEHNIRSTWQARERIVVGLTGGPEGRTLIRRASRVAAKGSGSEILAVYIARSDGLTAASPKELAVQRTLVEDLGGTFHHVIGDNVPEALLEFARGVNATQIVLGSSRHRSWRYVFGPGVGATVARDSGPDLDVHIVTHEEVAKGRGLRPVARSAARLGRTRLLAGWLVGVALPLGLATLLTHIDSDPGLANEMLLFLALTVAAALLGGLWPALASAAVGSLLLNYYFAPPLHRFTISDPKNIVAIAVFFGVAGSVASVVDAAARRTHQAARLRAESEILSFLAGSVLRGETTLDALLERVRETFAMESVALLERESDVEPWRPAGSVGPNPVARPEDADVDMPIGDHMALALSGRVLPAEDRRVLGAFAAQAAVVLDRQRLVGEAEEARRMAEGNRIRTALLAAVSHDLRTPLASIKASVSSLRSADVEWSEEDRAELLEGIEDGADRLDHLVGNLLDMSRLQTGTVTPLIREIDLDEVVPMALGGVPEDSVLLDVPETLPMVAVDPGLLERTVANVVENAVKYSPPGEQVLVAASFLGDRVEVRVVDRGPGVPDEAKDRIFAPFQRHGDAPRGAGVGLGLAVARGFAEAMGGTLEAEDTPGGGLTMVLTLRAATGGRPQIHVSVDGEGRSAPGGAGGHPMDLDLDSIRQKAGPQ from the coding sequence ATGGGACGCGGCAAGCTCAGGATCTATCTCGGCTCGGCCCCCGGCGTGGGCAAGACGTACGCCATGCTCTCCGAGGGCCACCGCCGGGTCGAGCGCGGCGCCGACTGCGTCGTGGGCTTCGTCGAGCACCACGGGCGGCCGCGCACCGAGGTCATGCTGCACGGCCTGGAGCAGGTGGAGCGCAAGGAGCTCGTCTACCGGGGCGCCGCCTTCACCGAGATGGACGTCGACTCCCTGCTGGCCCGCAAGCCCGCCATAGCCCTGGTGGACGAACTGGCGCACACCAACGTGCCGGGCTCGCGCAACGCCAAGCGCTGGCAGGACGTGGAGGAGCTGCTGCGGGCCGGGATCGACGTGATCTCCACCGTCAACATCCAGCACCTGGAGTCCCTGGGCGACGTGGTGGAGTCGATCACCGGCGTGCGGCAGCGGGAGACCGTCCCCGACGAGGTGGTGCGCCGCGCCGACCAGATCGAGCTGGTCGACATGTCCCCGCAGGCCCTGCGCCGCCGCATGGCGCACGGCAACATCTACAAGTCCGACAAGGTCGACGCGGCCCTGTCCAACTACTTCCGCCCCGGGAACCTGACCGCGCTGCGCGAGCTCGCGCTGCTCTGGGTCGCCGACCGGGCCGACGAGTACCTCCAGCAGTACCGGGGCGAGCACAACATCCGCTCCACCTGGCAGGCACGCGAGCGGATCGTCGTGGGCCTCACCGGGGGACCCGAGGGGCGCACCCTCATCCGGCGGGCCTCCAGGGTGGCGGCCAAGGGCTCCGGCAGCGAGATCCTGGCCGTCTACATCGCCCGCAGCGACGGACTGACCGCGGCCTCGCCCAAGGAGCTCGCGGTCCAGCGGACGCTGGTGGAGGACCTCGGCGGAACGTTTCACCATGTGATCGGCGACAACGTCCCCGAGGCGCTCCTCGAATTCGCCCGCGGGGTCAACGCCACCCAGATCGTGCTCGGATCCAGCCGCCACCGCTCGTGGCGGTACGTGTTCGGCCCCGGCGTCGGCGCCACGGTCGCCCGTGACTCGGGGCCCGACCTCGACGTGCACATCGTCACGCACGAGGAGGTGGCCAAGGGCCGGGGCCTGCGGCCCGTGGCCCGCTCGGCGGCCCGGCTCGGCCGGACCCGGCTGCTGGCCGGCTGGCTGGTCGGGGTGGCCCTGCCGCTGGGGCTCGCGACCCTGCTGACGCACATCGACAGCGACCCCGGGCTCGCCAACGAGATGCTGCTGTTCCTGGCCCTGACCGTGGCCGCCGCCCTGCTCGGCGGGCTCTGGCCGGCGCTGGCCTCCGCCGCCGTCGGCTCCCTGCTCCTGAACTACTACTTCGCCCCGCCCCTGCACCGCTTCACCATCTCGGACCCCAAGAACATCGTCGCCATCGCCGTCTTCTTCGGCGTCGCGGGCTCCGTGGCCTCCGTCGTCGACGCCGCCGCCCGCCGCACCCACCAGGCCGCCCGGCTGCGCGCCGAATCCGAGATCCTCTCCTTCCTCGCAGGCAGCGTGCTGCGCGGCGAGACCACCCTGGACGCGCTGCTGGAACGGGTCCGCGAGACCTTCGCCATGGAGTCGGTGGCCCTGCTGGAGCGCGAGAGCGACGTCGAGCCCTGGCGGCCGGCCGGCAGCGTCGGCCCGAACCCGGTCGCGCGCCCCGAGGACGCCGACGTGGACATGCCGATCGGCGACCACATGGCGCTGGCCCTGTCCGGGCGGGTGCTGCCCGCCGAGGACCGCCGCGTGCTCGGCGCCTTCGCCGCCCAGGCCGCCGTCGTGCTCGACCGGCAGCGGCTGGTCGGAGAGGCGGAGGAGGCCCGGCGGATGGCGGAGGGCAACCGGATCCGGACCGCGCTGCTGGCCGCCGTCAGCCATGACCTGCGTACGCCCCTGGCCTCCATCAAGGCCTCCGTGAGCTCCCTGCGCTCCGCCGACGTGGAATGGTCCGAGGAGGACCGCGCCGAGCTCCTGGAGGGCATCGAGGACGGCGCCGACCGGCTCGACCACCTCGTGGGCAACCTCCTCGACATGTCACGGCTCCAGACCGGCACCGTCACCCCGCTGATCCGCGAGATCGACCTCGACGAGGTGGTCCCGATGGCGCTGGGCGGCGTACCCGAGGACAGCGTGCTGCTGGACGTCCCCGAGACCCTGCCCATGGTGGCGGTGGACCCCGGGCTGCTGGAGCGGACCGTGGCCAACGTGGTGGAGAACGCGGTGAAGTACAGCCCACCGGGCGAGCAGGTGCTGGTGGCGGCCAGCTTCCTCGGCGACCGGGTCGAGGTACGGGTCGTGGACCGCGGGCCGGGCGTGCCCGACGAGGCCAAGGACCGGATCTTCGCCCCCTTCCAGCGGCACGGCGACGCGCCCCGCGGTGCCGGGGTCGGGCTCGGACTGGCCGTCGCGCGCGGCTTCGCCGAGGCCATGGGCGGCACCCTGGAGGCCGAGGACACCCCCGGGGGCGGGCTCACGATGGTGCTCACCCTGCGCGCGGCCACCGGCGGGCGCCCGCAGATCCACGTGAGCGTGGACGGCGAGGGGCGCAGCGCGCCGGGCGGGGCCGGGGGGCACCCGATGGATCTCGATCTCGATTCGATACGACAGAAGGCAGGACCTCAATGA
- a CDS encoding OB-fold nucleic acid binding domain-containing protein, protein MSAEPRPEKPVKPAKPARPAGRFRRMIERLSTSQEELHSAELQEDAEAAGCTRICDCHDRQIVKVTGTLRTVTLRPRAGVPALEAELFDGSAALDVVWLGRRSIVGIEPGRRMIASGRISMSHGRRVLFNPKYELRPLGQEH, encoded by the coding sequence ATGAGTGCTGAACCGCGTCCCGAGAAGCCCGTGAAGCCGGCGAAGCCCGCCAGGCCCGCGGGCAGGTTCCGCCGGATGATAGAGCGGCTGTCCACCTCCCAGGAGGAGCTGCATTCGGCGGAGCTGCAGGAGGACGCAGAAGCCGCGGGGTGCACGCGGATCTGCGACTGCCACGACCGTCAGATAGTGAAGGTGACCGGGACCCTGCGGACCGTCACCCTGCGGCCGCGCGCGGGCGTCCCCGCCCTGGAGGCAGAGCTGTTCGACGGCTCGGCCGCGCTGGACGTCGTCTGGCTCGGACGTCGCTCGATCGTGGGAATCGAACCCGGCCGTCGCATGATCGCCTCCGGGCGGATCTCGATGAGCCACGGCCGTCGGGTGCTCTTCAACCCGAAGTACGAACTCCGACCGCTCGGACAGGAGCACTGA